A window of the Cygnus atratus isolate AKBS03 ecotype Queensland, Australia unplaced genomic scaffold, CAtr_DNAZoo_HiC_assembly HiC_scaffold_127, whole genome shotgun sequence genome harbors these coding sequences:
- the LOC118261566 gene encoding LOW QUALITY PROTEIN: RNA-binding protein 4B-like (The sequence of the model RefSeq protein was modified relative to this genomic sequence to represent the inferred CDS: deleted 2 bases in 2 codons): MVKLFIGNLPREATEQEIRSLFEQYGKVLECDIIKNYGFVHIEDKTAAEDAIRNLHHHKLHGVCINVEASKNKSKASTKLHVGNISPTCTNLELRAKFEEYGPVIECDIVKDYAFVHMERAEDAVEAIRGLDNTEFQGKRMRVQLSTSRLRTAPGMGDKSGCYRCGKEGHWSKECPVDRPGQVADFTEAYNEQYGAVRTPYTAGYGETMYYDDAYSGMADYYKRYRVRSYATASAYDAYAEQTMAQYSQYAQYSQVQSTAMAATTAMASRIPTTLDPYDRALLPTPGAAAAVAAAATAAAAAASSTYYTRDRSPLRRTAAAATTVGEAYTYDRSQLSPVSSVARASLYDMQRFERDPYADRARYSAF; this comes from the exons ATGGTGAAGCTGTTCATCGGGAACTTGCCACGGGAGGCGACGGAGCAGGAGATCCGCTCGCTGTTCGAGCAGTACGGCAAGGTGCTGGAGTGCGACATCATCAAGAACTACGGCTTCGTGCACATCGAGGACAAGACGGCGGCCGAGGACGCCATCCGC AACCTGCACCACCACAAGCTGCACGGCGTCTGCATCAACGTGGAGGCCAGCAAGAACAAGAGCAAGGCCTCCACCAAGCTGCACGTGGGCAACATCAGCCCCACCTGCACCAACCTGGAGCTGCGGGCCAAGTTCGAGGAGTACGGCCCCGTCATCGAGTGCGACATCGTCAAGGACTACGCCTTCGTGCACATGGAGCGGGCGGAGGACGCGGTGGAGGCCATCCGCGGGCTGGATAACACCGAGTTCCAAG GCAAGCGGATGCGCGTGCAGTTGTCCACGAGTCGGCTCAGGACCGCGCCCGGGATGGGAGACAAGAGCGGCTGCTACCGGTGCGGGAAGGAAGGGCACTGGTCTAAAGAGTGTCCGGTAGATCGCCCGGGGCAAGTGGCTGACTTTACCGAGGCCTATAACGAGCAGTACGGAGCCGTGCGCACTCCCTACACCGCGGGCTATGGGGAGACCATGTATTACGATGACGCGTACAGCGGGATGGCCGACTACTACAAGCGCTACCGCGTCAGGTCCTATGCGACGGCCTCT GCATACGACGCCTATGCAGAGCAGACCATGGCCCAGTACTCCCAGTACgcccagtactcccaggtccaGTCCACGGCCATGGCCGCCACCACAGCCATGGCCAGTCGCATCCCCACCACCCTAGACCCCTACGATagagctctgctgcccaccccGGGCGCGGCCGCCGCGGTCGctgccgccgccaccgccgcggcggcggcggcctccTCCACCTATTACACCCGGGATAGAAGCCCCCTGCGCCGCACGGCAGCCGCGGCCACCACCGTCGGAGAGGCGTACACTTACGAT